From a region of the Stenotrophomonas sp. BIO128-Bstrain genome:
- a CDS encoding VOC family protein, which translates to METMELHRGRLIDHLQLVVRDMAASRRFYQAVFDTIGIPIAGEGDTYFWADELFISTPDSEAALGQLTGRHHLAFQARDRATVEAFHHAALANGGKDNGAPGERPYHPGYYAAFVLDPDGNNIEVVFHGPADYSADSVKVSFSQ; encoded by the coding sequence ATGGAAACGATGGAACTGCACCGCGGCCGCCTGATCGATCACCTGCAACTGGTGGTCAGGGACATGGCCGCCAGCCGCCGCTTCTACCAGGCCGTGTTCGACACGATCGGCATCCCGATCGCCGGCGAGGGCGACACGTATTTCTGGGCCGATGAGCTGTTCATTTCCACGCCGGACAGCGAGGCGGCCCTCGGCCAGCTGACCGGCCGCCACCATCTTGCCTTCCAGGCCCGCGACCGCGCCACGGTGGAGGCCTTCCACCACGCGGCGCTGGCCAACGGTGGCAAGGACAACGGCGCGCCCGGCGAGCGCCCCTACCATCCGGGGTATTACGCCGCCTTCGTGCTGGATCCGGATGGCAACAACATCGAAGTGGTGTTCCATGGGCCGGCCGACTACAGCGCGGATTCGGTGAAAGTGAGCTTCTCGCAGTAG
- the gloA gene encoding lactoylglutathione lyase: MSLAALQNSPGVAATTPAETAGFVFNHTMLRVKDATASLDFYTRVLGFRLIDLRHFPEAEFSLYFLALLPAGTQIPEGDDARRVWMAGIPGVLELTHNHGTENQDGPVYHNGNADPRGFGHICVSVPDIQAACKRFDELQVPYQKRLEDGRMKHLAFIKDPDGYWVEIISNTPIA; this comes from the coding sequence ATGAGCCTTGCCGCCCTCCAGAACTCTCCCGGCGTTGCCGCCACCACGCCCGCCGAGACCGCCGGGTTCGTGTTCAACCACACCATGCTGCGCGTCAAGGACGCCACGGCCTCGCTGGATTTCTACACCCGCGTGCTGGGCTTCCGCCTGATCGACCTGCGCCACTTCCCCGAGGCCGAATTCAGCCTGTACTTCCTCGCCCTGCTGCCGGCCGGCACGCAGATTCCCGAGGGTGACGATGCCCGCCGCGTGTGGATGGCCGGCATCCCCGGCGTGCTCGAGCTGACCCACAACCATGGCACCGAAAACCAGGACGGCCCGGTCTATCACAACGGCAATGCCGACCCGCGTGGCTTCGGCCACATCTGCGTGTCCGTGCCGGACATCCAGGCCGCCTGCAAGCGCTTCGATGAGCTGCAGGTGCCTTACCAGAAGCGCCTGGAAGACGGCCGCATGAAGCACCTGGCCTTCATCAAGGACCCGGACGGCTACTGGGTGGAGATCATCTCCAACACGCCGATCGCCTGA
- a CDS encoding PLP-dependent cysteine synthase family protein, translating to MSQREWVAAAIRKIDADFNRSADTHLIPMDLPGFEGIDLYFKDESSHPTGSLKHRLARSLFLYALANGWLREGRPVIEASSGSTAVSEAYFARLLGLPFIAVMPATTSPEKIAAIEFHGGRCHLVERACDLNADSETLARETGGHFMDQFTYAERATDWRANNNIAESIFKQMAEEPHPVPEWIVCSPGTGGTAATLGRYVSYRRHDTRILCADPEISVFYDGYCAALAGQPWRELTCSGGSRVEGIGRPRVESSFIPTSVDAMVKVPDALSLAAMRHVSRQLGRRVGGSTGTNFIGVLQAAQLMRDAGRSGSIVTILCDSGDRYAHSYYNPEWYPKQAIDVDGADAVLAAAVAGKGLPVLPCVSLEALY from the coding sequence ATGTCCCAGCGTGAATGGGTGGCTGCGGCCATCCGCAAGATCGACGCCGATTTCAACCGTTCGGCCGATACCCACCTGATTCCGATGGACCTGCCCGGGTTCGAGGGCATCGACCTGTATTTCAAGGACGAGTCCAGCCACCCGACCGGCAGCCTCAAACATCGCCTGGCACGCTCGCTGTTCCTGTATGCACTGGCCAATGGCTGGCTGCGCGAGGGGCGCCCGGTGATCGAGGCCTCCAGCGGCTCCACGGCCGTGTCCGAGGCGTATTTCGCGCGGCTGCTGGGCCTGCCGTTCATTGCGGTGATGCCGGCCACCACCTCCCCGGAAAAAATCGCGGCGATCGAGTTCCACGGGGGCCGCTGCCATCTGGTGGAGCGCGCCTGCGACCTGAACGCCGATTCGGAAACGCTGGCCCGCGAAACCGGCGGCCATTTCATGGACCAGTTCACGTACGCCGAGCGCGCGACCGACTGGCGTGCCAACAACAACATCGCCGAATCAATCTTCAAGCAGATGGCCGAGGAGCCGCATCCGGTACCCGAGTGGATCGTGTGCAGCCCGGGCACCGGCGGCACGGCGGCCACGCTGGGCCGCTACGTGAGCTACCGCCGGCATGACACGCGCATCCTGTGCGCGGACCCGGAAATCTCCGTGTTCTATGATGGCTACTGCGCTGCGCTGGCAGGGCAGCCCTGGCGTGAGCTGACCTGCAGCGGCGGTTCGCGGGTGGAAGGCATCGGCCGGCCGCGGGTGGAATCGAGCTTCATTCCGACCAGCGTCGATGCGATGGTCAAAGTGCCCGATGCGCTGAGCCTGGCCGCGATGCGCCACGTCAGCCGCCAACTGGGGCGCCGCGTGGGCGGCTCCACCGGCACCAACTTCATCGGCGTGCTGCAGGCCGCGCAGCTGATGCGCGATGCGGGCCGCAGCGGCTCGATCGTGACCATCCTGTGTGACAGCGGTGACCGCTACGCACACAGCTATTACAACCCGGAGTGGTACCCGAAACAGGCCATCGACGTGGACGGCGCCGATGCGGTGCTTGCGGCCGCGGTGGCGGGCAAGGGGCTGCCGGTGCTGCCGTGCGTCTCGCTGGAAGCACTGTACTGA
- a CDS encoding M3 family metallopeptidase, with protein sequence MPVTPTNPLLDFSGLPRFDAIQPEHIAPAIDALLADAEAAVKTAETVSPVTWASFAEPLDDATERLWRAWGQVGHLQAVVNTPALREAYNANLPKVTRFGSALGQNLALYQQYRALADAPEATQYDAARRKVLENALRDFRLGGAELDDAGKARYSAIREELSALSATFSQNVLDATDAWSLHVQDRAELAGLPDDVIAAARAAAEKEGLAGWKLTLQMPCYIPVQTYAEHRPLREALYRANAIRASEFGDATLDNSGNIDRVLALRAELATLLGFANYAEYSIATKMAEDAPQVLGFLRDLAARAKPYAQRDRAELEAFARDELGMAALEAWDLAFAAEKLKQARYSYSEQDVKQYFTEPKVLDGLFSVIRSLYGLAVQPDSAPVWHPDVRFFRVVDAQGALVGQFYLDLYAREGKRGGAWMDDCRNRRETAAGVQTPLVYLVCNFGKGAQGQPATFSHSDVTTLFHEMGHGLHQLLTRIGELGVAGINGVEWDAVELPSQFMENFCWEWDRVQAMTAHVATGEPLPRALFDRMLAARNFQSGMFTVRQLEFALFDMQLHSEFDPTQDSVQALLERVRDEVAVNRPPAWNRFPNQFSHIFAGGYAAGYYSYKWAEVLSADAYAAFEEAPDKVTETGQRFRDEVLSRGGSRSAAENFAAFRGRAPTVDALLRHNGMV encoded by the coding sequence ATGCCTGTGACCCCCACCAATCCTCTGCTCGATTTTTCCGGCCTGCCGCGTTTCGATGCGATCCAGCCCGAGCACATCGCCCCGGCGATCGATGCCCTGCTGGCCGACGCCGAAGCCGCGGTGAAAACCGCCGAAACGGTCTCCCCGGTGACCTGGGCGAGCTTCGCCGAGCCGCTGGACGACGCCACCGAGCGCCTGTGGCGCGCGTGGGGCCAGGTGGGCCACCTGCAGGCCGTGGTGAACACCCCTGCGCTGCGCGAGGCCTACAACGCGAACCTGCCCAAGGTGACGCGCTTCGGCAGCGCGCTGGGCCAGAACCTGGCGCTCTACCAGCAGTACCGTGCCCTGGCCGACGCGCCCGAAGCGACGCAGTACGACGCGGCACGCCGCAAAGTGCTGGAGAACGCGCTGCGCGATTTCCGCCTGGGCGGTGCTGAACTCGATGACGCTGGCAAGGCGCGGTACAGCGCGATCCGCGAGGAGCTGTCCGCGCTGTCGGCGACGTTCTCGCAGAACGTGCTCGATGCGACCGATGCCTGGTCGCTGCACGTGCAGGACCGCGCCGAGCTCGCCGGCCTGCCGGACGATGTGATCGCCGCGGCCCGCGCTGCCGCGGAGAAGGAGGGTCTGGCCGGCTGGAAGCTGACCCTGCAGATGCCGTGCTACATCCCGGTGCAGACCTACGCCGAACATCGCCCGCTGCGCGAAGCGCTGTACCGCGCCAATGCGATCCGCGCCTCTGAATTCGGCGATGCCACGCTGGACAACAGCGGCAACATCGATCGCGTACTGGCGCTGCGCGCGGAGCTGGCCACGCTGCTGGGCTTTGCCAACTACGCCGAGTACTCGATCGCCACCAAGATGGCCGAGGATGCGCCGCAGGTACTGGGCTTCCTGCGTGATCTTGCCGCGCGTGCCAAGCCGTACGCGCAGCGCGACCGTGCCGAGCTGGAGGCGTTCGCGCGCGACGAGCTGGGCATGGCCGCGCTGGAGGCGTGGGACCTGGCGTTTGCCGCGGAGAAACTGAAACAGGCGCGCTACAGCTATTCCGAGCAGGACGTGAAGCAGTACTTCACCGAGCCGAAGGTGCTGGACGGCCTGTTCAGTGTGATCCGCAGCCTGTATGGCCTGGCGGTGCAGCCGGACAGCGCGCCGGTGTGGCATCCGGATGTGCGCTTCTTCCGCGTGGTCGATGCGCAGGGCGCGCTGGTCGGCCAGTTCTATCTGGATCTGTACGCGCGCGAAGGCAAGCGCGGTGGCGCGTGGATGGACGATTGCCGCAACCGCCGCGAGACCGCCGCCGGCGTGCAGACGCCGCTGGTGTACCTGGTCTGCAACTTCGGCAAGGGTGCACAAGGGCAGCCGGCCACCTTCAGCCACAGCGATGTGACCACGCTGTTCCATGAGATGGGGCACGGCCTGCATCAGTTGTTGACCCGCATCGGTGAGCTGGGCGTGGCCGGCATCAACGGGGTGGAGTGGGACGCGGTGGAACTGCCGAGCCAGTTCATGGAGAACTTCTGCTGGGAATGGGACCGCGTGCAGGCGATGACCGCACACGTGGCCACCGGCGAGCCGCTGCCGCGTGCGCTGTTCGACCGCATGCTGGCCGCACGCAATTTCCAGAGCGGCATGTTCACCGTGCGCCAGCTGGAATTCGCGCTGTTCGACATGCAGTTGCACAGCGAGTTCGATCCGACCCAGGACAGCGTGCAGGCGCTGTTGGAACGCGTCCGCGATGAAGTGGCCGTCAACCGGCCGCCGGCGTGGAATCGCTTCCCCAACCAGTTCAGCCACATTTTTGCCGGTGGCTATGCGGCCGGCTACTACAGCTACAAATGGGCCGAGGTGCTCAGCGCCGATGCCTACGCCGCGTTCGAGGAGGCCCCGGACAAAGTGACCGAGACCGGCCAGCGCTTCCGCGATGAAGTGCTCTCACGGGGCGGCAGCCGCAGTGCCGCCGAGAACTTCGCCGCCTTCCGTGGCCGCGCGCCGACAGTGGACGCGCTGCTGCGGCATAACGGGATGGTGTGA
- a CDS encoding SDR family oxidoreductase has translation MSLTPTLLDWPAQPLRDRVVVITGGAQGVGRGIAQSVLGAGGSVMIADLDADAGKACLKEWALPERAAFQRADVASERSVQALIKATLKRFGRIDGLVNNAGIASAHGTPLAQMPLAEWQRRLSSLHGAFLCSKHALPALREHAGAIINIASTRAWQSEPDSEAYAAAKGGLVAFTHALALSEGPAVRVNSISPGWITTDAWQAPSRRRTPKLSRRDHAQHPVGRVGQPPDIGALAVFLLSDLAGFITGQDHIVDGGMSRKMIYAE, from the coding sequence GTGTCATTGACCCCGACCCTCCTCGACTGGCCGGCACAGCCGCTGCGCGACCGCGTGGTGGTGATCACCGGGGGTGCGCAGGGCGTGGGCCGTGGCATCGCGCAATCGGTGCTCGGCGCGGGCGGCAGCGTGATGATCGCCGACCTGGATGCCGATGCCGGCAAGGCCTGCCTGAAGGAATGGGCATTGCCGGAGCGCGCGGCGTTCCAACGCGCGGACGTGGCCAGCGAACGCAGCGTGCAGGCGCTGATCAAGGCGACGCTGAAGCGCTTCGGGCGCATTGATGGCCTGGTCAACAATGCCGGCATCGCCAGTGCCCATGGCACGCCCCTGGCGCAGATGCCGCTGGCCGAGTGGCAACGCCGCCTCTCCAGCCTGCATGGCGCCTTCCTGTGCAGCAAGCATGCCCTGCCCGCCCTGCGCGAGCATGCCGGGGCGATCATCAACATCGCCTCCACGCGTGCCTGGCAGTCCGAGCCGGACAGTGAAGCCTACGCCGCGGCCAAGGGCGGGCTGGTCGCCTTCACCCATGCATTGGCATTGAGCGAAGGGCCGGCCGTGCGGGTCAACAGCATCAGCCCCGGCTGGATCACCACCGATGCCTGGCAGGCGCCCTCACGGCGACGCACGCCCAAACTGTCCCGCCGCGATCATGCGCAGCACCCGGTCGGCCGCGTTGGCCAGCCGCCGGACATCGGCGCACTGGCGGTCTTCCTGCTCTCGGACCTGGCTGGCTTCATCACCGGCCAGGACCACATCGTCGACGGCGGCATGAGCCGGAAGATGATCTACGCGGAGTGA